The following are from one region of the Stanieria sp. NIES-3757 genome:
- a CDS encoding DNA topoisomerase (ATP-hydrolyzing), with amino-acid sequence MAKQFNLLGSGQIISTALHSEMERSYLEYAMSVIVGRALPDVRDGLKPVHRRILYAMHELGLTPDRPFRKCARVVGDVLGKYHPHGDQAVYDALVRMAQDFSTRYPLLDGHGNFGSVDNDPPAAMRYTETRLASVAHQAMLSEIGEATVDFTSNFDNSQQEPVVLPVQLPILLLNGCSGIAVGMATNIPPHNLPEVVDGLIALIDKPELPDEQLWQLIPGPDFPTGGEIIDKSGIIEAYRTGKGIITVRGIAKVESISVSTKRRKERTALIVTELPYQVNKASWIEKVAELVNQGKIEGIADIRDESNRAGIRVVIELKRDTNPQPVLKQLYRQTALQSNFGAILLALVDNKPCQLPLRDLLTEFLKFREQTLRRQYSYDLEQAQQRLHLVGGLLAALNNLDRVIDILRNAPDGTTAKYSLEAELNLTDAQTDSILAMPMRRLTGLEKQKLETEFADLQQRIAELERILSERHELMKALKKELRALKRKYGDERRTRIVIPVKKEQPKQELSAKETNHQDAQGLKEKQLLTLNEANGSRTKIAKEQKLDASSNKQKKNEIQPSVFNIQRDPNATIAITHQGCIYWQNPTQEQELLPAKPKPGEDLVVYAEPINAREQVIVITDSGKAYPLSIEEIPAKIQAQNVTALNLLSKAAQRDANSTVAHFFLPTEAKNLDLILVTEKGIIKRLPISELTNLGNRGLVLIKLKEQDRLKYVSFTKEDQEVAIATTGGRILRLPVNDQQIPILGRNAQGNQALKLRYGEAIVGCVTLTSEDNLLLVTQSGYGKCIPVTALRLASRGDIGTQAIQFSNKTDNLAGMILAQPHQSIMLNTNNEQKLLIAIDEINLLGTDGAGNKLVKLQPQEVVTEIIPLELDK; translated from the coding sequence ATGGCAAAACAGTTTAACCTACTCGGTAGTGGTCAAATTATTTCTACTGCGCTCCACTCGGAAATGGAAAGGTCTTATCTGGAATATGCTATGAGCGTGATCGTGGGACGAGCTTTACCAGATGTTCGAGATGGACTTAAACCAGTACATCGGCGAATTTTATATGCCATGCACGAACTTGGTTTAACTCCAGACCGTCCTTTTCGCAAATGCGCCCGTGTAGTAGGAGATGTTTTAGGAAAATACCATCCTCACGGCGATCAAGCCGTCTATGATGCTTTGGTGAGGATGGCACAGGATTTTTCTACTCGTTATCCCCTGCTCGATGGTCATGGTAATTTTGGCTCGGTGGATAACGATCCTCCAGCAGCGATGCGCTACACCGAAACTAGATTAGCTTCTGTGGCTCATCAAGCAATGTTGAGTGAAATTGGTGAAGCAACTGTCGATTTTACGAGTAATTTTGACAATTCTCAGCAAGAACCAGTCGTTTTACCTGTTCAACTGCCAATTTTACTTCTCAATGGTTGCTCTGGCATTGCTGTAGGGATGGCAACCAATATACCTCCCCATAATTTACCTGAAGTAGTTGATGGTTTAATTGCTTTAATCGATAAACCAGAATTACCCGATGAACAACTGTGGCAGTTAATTCCAGGGCCCGATTTCCCGACAGGAGGAGAAATTATTGACAAATCAGGCATTATCGAAGCCTATCGCACGGGTAAAGGGATTATTACGGTTCGAGGAATAGCCAAGGTTGAAAGCATTTCTGTCAGCACGAAAAGACGCAAAGAGAGAACTGCGCTGATAGTTACAGAGTTACCTTATCAAGTTAATAAAGCTAGTTGGATTGAAAAAGTAGCAGAGTTGGTCAATCAAGGCAAAATTGAAGGAATTGCCGATATTCGAGATGAAAGCAATCGGGCTGGAATTCGCGTAGTGATTGAATTAAAACGAGATACGAATCCTCAACCAGTCCTCAAACAACTTTATCGACAAACTGCCCTACAATCGAATTTTGGGGCAATTCTGCTTGCTTTGGTAGACAACAAACCTTGTCAGCTTCCTCTGCGAGATTTATTGACCGAGTTTTTAAAATTCCGCGAACAAACTCTTAGAAGGCAATATAGTTATGATTTAGAACAAGCACAACAACGTCTCCATCTCGTCGGAGGATTGCTCGCAGCTTTAAATAATCTTGATCGCGTGATTGATATCCTTCGTAATGCTCCTGATGGCACTACTGCTAAATACAGTCTTGAAGCAGAATTAAATCTTACTGATGCTCAAACAGATTCAATTTTAGCTATGCCGATGCGTCGTCTGACGGGGTTGGAAAAGCAAAAACTAGAAACCGAATTTGCTGATTTGCAACAACGCATTGCTGAGTTAGAAAGAATTTTAAGCGAGCGCCATGAATTAATGAAGGCTCTCAAAAAAGAACTTCGCGCTCTCAAACGTAAATACGGTGATGAACGTCGAACTCGAATTGTTATTCCTGTCAAAAAAGAGCAACCGAAGCAAGAGTTATCAGCAAAAGAAACCAACCATCAAGATGCTCAAGGACTAAAGGAAAAGCAACTCTTGACTTTGAACGAAGCTAATGGTTCAAGAACTAAAATAGCAAAAGAACAAAAACTTGACGCTTCCTCGAACAAACAGAAAAAAAACGAGATTCAGCCTTCAGTGTTCAATATTCAGCGCGATCCAAACGCTACCATAGCTATTACCCATCAAGGTTGCATTTATTGGCAAAATCCTACTCAAGAACAAGAATTACTTCCTGCTAAACCTAAACCAGGAGAAGATTTGGTCGTTTACGCTGAACCAATTAATGCTCGCGAACAAGTTATTGTAATTACAGATAGCGGTAAAGCTTATCCACTTAGTATTGAAGAAATTCCTGCTAAAATTCAAGCCCAAAATGTCACTGCGTTGAACCTGTTATCTAAAGCTGCCCAACGAGATGCTAATAGTACAGTAGCGCACTTTTTCTTACCTACAGAAGCTAAAAACCTGGATTTAATTTTAGTAACCGAAAAAGGCATAATTAAACGTCTTCCTATTTCAGAATTAACCAATCTCGGTAATCGCGGTTTAGTCCTAATCAAACTTAAAGAACAAGACCGTCTCAAATATGTCAGTTTTACTAAAGAAGACCAAGAAGTTGCGATCGCAACAACGGGAGGACGTATTCTTCGTCTGCCTGTCAACGATCAACAAATTCCCATTCTGGGTAGGAATGCTCAAGGCAACCAAGCGTTGAAATTACGTTACGGTGAAGCAATTGTTGGTTGTGTCACTTTAACCAGTGAAGATAACCTACTTTTGGTTACTCAGTCGGGTTACGGTAAGTGTATTCCCGTAACGGCTCTCAGGTTAGCGAGTCGAGGTGATATTGGTACGCAAGCAATTCAATTTAGTAATAAAACTGATAATTTGGCTGGAATGATTTTGGCTCAACCACATCAGTCAATTATGTTAAATACTAATAATGAACAAAAATTGCTGATTGCGATTGATGAAATTAATTTATTAGGAACAGATGGTGCTGGTAATAAATTAGTAAAACTTCAACCTCAAGAAGTAGTGACGGAAATTATACCGTTAGAGTTGGATAAGTAA
- a CDS encoding ATP-dependent metalloprotease FtsH has product MKKFSWRIILLWTLPLLVVGFFLWQGTFAPATDSLSGNTANTRMTYGRFLEYLNADKVTSVELYENGRTAIVQAIDPELDNRLLKLRVDLPGNSPELISKLRDANISFDYHPVNNDGAIWGLLGNLVFPILLIAALFFLFRRSSNIPGGPGQAMNFGKSRARFQMEAKTGVMFDDVAGIDEAKEELQEVVTFLKQPERFTAVGARIPKGVLLVGPPGTGKTLLAKAIAGEAGVPFFSISGSEFVEMFVGVGASRVRDLFKKAKENAPCLIFIDEIDAVGRQRGAGIGGGNDEREQTLNQLLTEMDGFEGNTGIIIIAATNRPDVLDSALMRPGRFDRQVIVDNPDIKGRLEILEVHSRNKKLASEISLDAIARRTPGFSGADLANLLNEAAILTARRRKEAITMAEIDDAVDRVVAGMEGTPLVDGKSKRLIAYHEVGHAIVGTLIKDHDPVQKVTLIPRGQAQGLTWFTPNEDQGLITKSQLMARIAGAMGGRAAEEEIFGYDEVTTGAGGDLQQVTEMARQMVTRFGMSDLGPVSLEGQGGEVFLGAGLMSRAEYSEEVASRIDDQVRQISEHGHNLARKIIRENREVIDRLVDLLIEKETIDGEEFRQIVAEYTEVPEKEQFVPQL; this is encoded by the coding sequence ATGAAAAAATTTTCTTGGAGAATTATTTTACTGTGGACGTTACCCTTGTTGGTGGTAGGTTTCTTTTTGTGGCAGGGAACCTTTGCACCAGCTACCGACAGTCTAAGTGGTAATACAGCTAATACTCGGATGACCTATGGTCGTTTTTTAGAATATCTGAATGCTGACAAAGTAACGAGTGTTGAATTATACGAAAATGGTAGAACTGCGATCGTTCAAGCGATCGATCCCGAATTAGATAATCGTTTGCTTAAGCTAAGAGTAGACTTACCAGGAAATTCTCCCGAATTAATTAGTAAGTTAAGAGATGCCAATATTAGTTTTGATTACCATCCTGTTAATAACGACGGTGCCATTTGGGGTTTATTAGGTAATTTAGTTTTTCCAATTCTATTGATTGCTGCTTTATTCTTTTTATTCCGTCGTTCCAGCAATATTCCTGGTGGTCCAGGTCAAGCGATGAACTTTGGTAAATCTCGCGCTCGTTTCCAAATGGAAGCTAAAACGGGAGTGATGTTTGATGACGTAGCGGGAATTGATGAAGCCAAAGAAGAATTACAAGAGGTTGTCACTTTCTTAAAACAACCAGAAAGATTTACCGCCGTAGGTGCCAGAATTCCCAAGGGTGTTTTATTAGTTGGCCCTCCTGGTACAGGTAAAACTCTCTTAGCCAAAGCGATCGCAGGAGAAGCTGGAGTTCCTTTCTTTAGTATCTCTGGTTCGGAATTTGTGGAAATGTTTGTCGGTGTCGGTGCTTCTCGCGTCCGCGATTTGTTTAAGAAAGCTAAGGAAAATGCACCTTGTTTAATCTTTATTGATGAGATTGATGCGGTAGGTCGTCAAAGAGGTGCTGGTATCGGTGGTGGTAACGACGAGAGGGAACAAACTCTTAATCAGTTACTGACCGAAATGGATGGTTTTGAAGGGAATACTGGCATTATCATTATTGCTGCTACCAACCGTCCTGATGTCCTTGACTCTGCCTTAATGCGTCCTGGTCGTTTTGACCGTCAGGTAATTGTCGACAATCCTGATATCAAAGGTCGTTTAGAAATCTTAGAAGTTCACTCTCGCAATAAAAAATTAGCCTCTGAAATTTCTTTAGATGCGATCGCTCGTCGGACTCCTGGTTTCTCTGGTGCAGATCTTGCTAACCTCCTTAATGAGGCAGCCATTCTTACTGCTAGAAGAAGAAAAGAAGCGATTACCATGGCAGAAATTGATGATGCAGTTGACCGCGTTGTCGCTGGTATGGAAGGAACTCCTTTAGTAGATGGCAAGAGTAAACGATTAATTGCTTATCATGAAGTAGGTCATGCGATCGTTGGTACTTTGATTAAAGACCATGACCCTGTACAAAAAGTCACCCTCATTCCACGAGGACAAGCGCAGGGTTTAACTTGGTTCACTCCTAATGAAGACCAAGGTTTAATCACCAAATCTCAGTTAATGGCGAGAATCGCTGGTGCAATGGGTGGTCGTGCTGCTGAAGAAGAAATTTTTGGTTATGACGAAGTTACCACTGGTGCAGGTGGTGATTTACAACAAGTCACAGAAATGGCACGACAAATGGTTACTCGCTTTGGGATGAGTGATTTAGGCCCTGTTTCTTTAGAAGGTCAAGGTGGAGAAGTCTTTTTGGGTGCAGGTTTAATGTCCCGTGCCGAATATTCAGAAGAAGTTGCTTCTCGAATTGACGATCAAGTCCGTCAAATTAGCGAACACGGTCACAATTTGGCTCGTAAAATCATTCGAGAAAATCGTGAAGTTATTGATCGTTTAGTTGATTTGTTGATTGAAAAAGAAACTATTGATGGAGAAGAGTTTCGTCAAATCGTAGCTGAGTACACTGAAGTACCTGAGAAAGAACAGTTTGTTCCTCAGCTATAA
- a CDS encoding oxidoreductase FAD/NAD(P)-binding domain protein, which yields MHNSAATASNNNTQYQNRIFVYEVKGLSQNGNTESLNYPIRRSGSVFITVPYHRMNQEMRRITRLGGQIVSIKPLSGDVFSEVNGASQSNQPQQQPQAQSKSMTQAKAKKTDVPVNIYRPKNPYIGKCTEIYDLVEEGGIGTCRHMTFDLSGGDLYYIEGQSIGIIPPGKDDKGNSHKLRLYSIASTRHGDAMDDKTVSLCVRKLEYQHPETGELVEGVCSTYLCNLKPGDDVAITGPVGKEMLLPDDEDANIIMMATGTGIAPFRAYLWRMFKEGQLNPDYNFKGLAWLFFGIPTTPNILYKEDLEELQDKYPDNFRLTYAISREQKNSEGGRMYIQHRIAEYADQLWELMQNPKTHTYICGLKGMEGGIDEAMSGAASKHGINWDEYRKQMKKEHRWHVETY from the coding sequence ATGCACAATAGCGCAGCAACAGCTTCCAATAACAACACACAATATCAAAATCGTATATTTGTGTATGAGGTGAAAGGTCTTTCACAAAATGGTAATACTGAGAGTCTCAACTACCCGATTCGTCGGAGTGGTAGCGTTTTTATCACCGTACCTTATCATCGCATGAATCAAGAAATGCGCCGCATTACTCGCTTGGGCGGTCAAATCGTCAGTATTAAACCTCTTAGTGGCGATGTTTTTTCAGAAGTTAATGGTGCCAGTCAATCGAATCAACCACAGCAGCAACCACAAGCGCAAAGTAAATCGATGACTCAAGCAAAAGCCAAAAAAACAGATGTACCTGTTAACATCTACCGTCCCAAAAATCCTTATATCGGCAAATGTACTGAAATTTACGACCTAGTCGAAGAAGGTGGTATCGGTACTTGTCGTCACATGACTTTTGATCTTTCTGGTGGCGATTTGTACTATATCGAAGGTCAAAGTATTGGTATTATTCCTCCAGGAAAAGATGATAAAGGCAACTCTCACAAACTGAGGCTTTATTCGATCGCATCTACTCGTCATGGAGATGCAATGGATGATAAAACTGTTTCTCTGTGTGTGCGTAAATTAGAATATCAACATCCAGAAACAGGAGAATTAGTTGAAGGGGTTTGTTCTACTTATCTCTGTAATCTTAAACCAGGAGATGATGTAGCTATTACTGGGCCTGTAGGTAAAGAAATGCTTTTACCAGATGATGAAGATGCCAATATTATTATGATGGCAACTGGAACTGGTATTGCTCCTTTCCGTGCTTACCTATGGCGAATGTTTAAAGAAGGTCAACTCAATCCAGACTATAACTTTAAAGGTTTAGCTTGGTTATTCTTCGGTATTCCTACTACTCCTAATATTCTTTATAAAGAAGATTTAGAAGAGTTGCAAGATAAATATCCTGATAACTTCCGTTTGACTTATGCAATTAGCCGTGAACAGAAGAATTCTGAAGGCGGTAGAATGTATATTCAACATAGAATTGCAGAATATGCTGACCAACTTTGGGAGTTAATGCAAAATCCAAAGACTCATACTTATATTTGTGGACTCAAAGGTATGGAAGGCGGTATCGATGAAGCAATGAGTGGTGCTGCTAGTAAACACGGTATTAATTGGGATGAATACCGCAAGCAGATGAAAAAAGAGCATCGTTGGCACGTAGAAACTTACTAA
- the prk gene encoding phosphoribulokinase: MTTDLDRVVLIGVAGDSGCGKSTFLRRLTDLFGEEFMTVICLDDYHSLDRQGRKKAGVTALNPKANNFDLMYEQIKALKEGNAIDKPIYNHETGMIDPPERIEPNKVVVIEGLHPLFDERVRSLLDFSVYLDISDEVKIQWKIQRDMAERGHSYDDVIASINARKPDFSAYIEPQREFADVVIQVLPTQLLEDSDLLRVRLIQKEGVKNFEPAYLFDEGSTIDWRPCGRKLTCAYPGIKMYYGPDSFYSNEVSILEVDGQFDNLEEMIYIESHLSKTGTQHYGEMTELLLKHRDYPGSNNGTGLFQVLVGLKMRETYEKLTSTVTKQPAQVSS, from the coding sequence ATGACCACTGATCTAGACCGCGTGGTGCTTATCGGAGTAGCAGGAGACTCCGGTTGTGGTAAATCAACATTTTTACGTCGTTTAACAGATTTATTTGGCGAAGAGTTTATGACAGTCATTTGTTTGGATGATTATCATAGCTTAGACCGTCAAGGCAGAAAAAAAGCAGGAGTTACCGCCCTAAATCCTAAAGCAAATAACTTTGATTTGATGTATGAACAGATCAAAGCTCTTAAAGAAGGAAATGCGATCGATAAACCAATTTATAATCATGAAACTGGGATGATCGATCCTCCTGAAAGAATTGAACCTAACAAAGTGGTTGTGATTGAAGGACTTCATCCTTTGTTTGATGAGAGAGTTCGTTCTTTATTAGATTTCAGCGTTTATTTAGATATTAGTGACGAAGTAAAAATCCAGTGGAAAATCCAACGGGATATGGCGGAAAGAGGTCATAGCTATGATGATGTGATCGCTTCAATTAATGCCAGAAAGCCTGACTTTTCTGCCTATATCGAACCCCAAAGAGAATTTGCTGATGTGGTAATTCAAGTTTTACCAACTCAATTATTAGAAGATAGCGACCTTTTACGAGTACGTTTAATTCAAAAAGAAGGTGTGAAAAACTTTGAACCTGCTTATCTATTTGATGAAGGTTCAACTATTGATTGGAGACCTTGTGGCCGTAAGTTAACTTGTGCCTATCCTGGTATCAAAATGTATTACGGACCAGATAGTTTTTACAGCAATGAAGTGTCCATTTTAGAAGTAGATGGTCAATTCGATAATCTTGAAGAGATGATTTACATTGAAAGCCATTTGAGTAAAACAGGAACTCAACATTATGGCGAAATGACAGAATTATTGCTCAAACATAGAGATTATCCAGGTTCTAATAATGGTACTGGCTTGTTCCAAGTTTTAGTAGGTTTAAAAATGCGTGAAACCTACGAAAAATTAACCTCTACTGTTACCAAGCAACCTGCTCAAGTTTCTTCATAG